The following coding sequences are from one Dermacentor silvarum isolate Dsil-2018 chromosome 4, BIME_Dsil_1.4, whole genome shotgun sequence window:
- the LOC119450544 gene encoding uncharacterized protein LOC119450544, translated as MRSGSVRRKTTKTSFRAELRTLLATAVRLNMPPSAVDECIKEVFFRRKRSPTCASTSATSVCARVTNILMWCLILLVSFRVILHICFEGMTLDRLYDMYMYPGLRTARLLALPLLSQFPSLAYYHDRKCLVHNPFFNPMNESECWPCENFKAIVDLTGHSEIAVNYVWSLVPFVVKDALKHNISGEHMHQFLKAHHELTDDTSAKFYSTLHGVEEPRHLLDWRKWQQVDDRYFHISWELASPPAARILRQVFHRPYFVQNVSEVSLQRFLLFDGPDAPSYYLPETDFSSSWLVQVEGNRLVVLEPSELCIRDCRQVSVLLKPNDVLYFSSTISKARLIPVHVGDLPSITYLGSFY; from the exons ATGCGTTCTGGAAGCGTGCGGAGGAAAACCACAAAAACTTCGTTTCGCGCAGAACTACGAACTTTGTTAGCCACTGCAGTGAGGCTCAACATGCCACCTAGCGCCGTCGATGAATGCATCAAAGAGGTGTTCTTCAGACGGAAACGATCGCCAACATGTGCGAGCACTTCAGCAACAAGTGTCTGCGCGCGAGTCACAAACATCCTGATGTGGTGCTTGATTCTCTTGGTATCATTCAGAGTCATCCTTCACATTTGCTTCGAGGGCATGACTCTAGACAGGTTATACGACATGTACATGTACCCTGGGCTTCGAACTGCTCGGTTACTTGCCTTACCATTGCTGAGCCAGTTTCCATCGTTAGcat ATTACCATGATAGAAAGTGCCTGGTTCATAATCCATTTTTCAACCCAATGAACGAATCGGAATGTTGGCCGTGCGAAAATTTCAAGGCAATTGTCGACTTGACCGGTCATTCCGAGATTGCCGTGAATTACGTATGGAGCCTTGTACCATTTGTTGTAAAG GATGCTCTGAAGCACAACATCAGTGGAGAGCACATGCATCAGTTTTTAAAGGCACACCATGAACTAACAGATGATACGTCTGCCAAGTTCTATTCCACTCTCCATGGTGTGGAGGAACCCCGCCATTTACTTGACTGGCGAAAGTGGCAACAGGTGGATGACCGTTATTTTCATATATCGTG GGAACTGGCATCCCCTCCAGCTGCACGCATTCTCAGGCAGGTTTTTCACAGGCCTTACTTTGTGCAAAACGTCTCTGAGGTGTCCCTGCAGAGATTCCTGTTGTTTGATGGTCCCGACGCACCAAGTTACTATCTG CCCGAAACGGACTTCTCAAGTTCCTGGCTTGTGCAAGTAGAGGGAAACCGGCTTGTGGTGCTTGAACCCTCGGAACTTTGCATCCGTGACTGCCGTCAGGTGTCGGTGCTTCTGAAGCCCAATGACGTCT TGTACTTCAGCAGTACCATCTCCAAGGCAAGGTTGATACCTGTTCATGTCGGAGATCTGCCAAGCATCACGTATCTAGGCTCGTTCTACTGA
- the LOC119450543 gene encoding uncharacterized protein LOC119450543: MSQPCQKRDIGTCDLVAAKNAVKNGFLKPFKRGYSCPVVACRNPTQELLTGRSAKTREDCSRKRSATDRSGTAQGPTMCIDKPHDQPRVASSPESVANNAAMPSKQNHHHRRRRRRAKPVRASSTADGSGAAMAVPPSAAGICIARSPTKQDIIFRVETASSRPSKVDRKKKQVNEAPTAPKVSSSPPYVNSAIAFILGGNEDLSETDSDWDEVDDGAGGTSDFSLDVLVMPLLNSFLSVSVLSDACPSLQRRNGDQVDGRQPVSPLVQDANEKWNRTYYGEDVDRPPRAAKVNFPMGDRLIEVHNADDLERKGPWEQIALDRRRFQSRVASVESVLAPVLSPDHRQKVYQKIYTSAAK, encoded by the exons ATGAGCCAGCCATGCCAAAAACGAGACATTGGCACGTGTGACCTGGTCGCCGCGAAGAATGCCGTAAAGAATGGCTTCTTGAAGCCTTTCAAGCGCGGCTACAGCTGTCCTGTTGTGGCCTGCAGAAACCCTACGCAAGAATTGCTGACCGGACGCTCAGCAAAAACGCGCGAAGATTGTAGTCGCAAGCGATCTGCCACCGACCGTAGTGGAACGGCGCAAGGACCGACAATGTGCATCGATAAGCCCCACGACCAACCCCGGGTCGCCTCTAGCCCCGAAAGTGTTGCGAACAACGCCGCGATGCCGTCCAAACAGAACCACCACCACCGGCGTCGGCGGCGACGCGCAAAGCCTGTGCGCGCGTCGTCGACAGCCGACGGCTCCGGTGCGGCAATGGCCGTGCCGCCAAGCGCTGCTGGCATTTGCATTGCGAGGTCCCCCACCAAGCAAGACATAATATTTCGCGTCGAAACGGCGTCGTCACGTCCAAGCAAAGTGGACCGAAAGAAAAAGCAGGTCAACGAGGCGCCTACTGCGCCGAAGGTGTCGTCTTCGCCGCCGTACGTCAATTCCGCCATCGCGTTCATTTTGGGAGGCAACGAAGACCTCAGCGAAACTGACAGCGATTGGGATGAAGTGGACGACGGTGCCGGAGGAACGAGCGACTTTTCCTTGGACGTCTTGGTGATGCCGCTGCTGAACAGTTTTCTTTCGGTGTCGGTGCTCTCCGACGCGTGTCCCAGTTTGCAGCGCCGTAACGGGGATCAAGTGGACGGTCGCCAGCCCGTGTCTCCGCTGGTGCAGGACGCCAACGAAAAGTGGAATCGAACGTATTACGGGGAAGACGTCGACAGGCCGCCACGCGCAGCAAAG gTCAACTTCCCTATGGGTGACAGGCTCATCGAGGTGCACAATGCGGATGACTTGGAGCGCAAGGGGCCTTGGGAACAAATTGCCTTGGACCGCCGTCGCTTCCAGTCCCGGGTAGCCTCCGTGGAAAGCGTGCTGGCTCCTGTGCTCTCTCCCGACCATCGACAGAAGGTCTACCAGAAGATCTACACATCAGCCGCAAAGTGA